The genomic DNA CAAGTGCTCGGACAGCGCGGCCTAACGATTTCAGGCGGCCAGAAGCAGCGGCTCGCGATCGCGCGCGCGCTTGCGGGCTCGCCCGACCTGTTGTTGATGGACGACTGCACCGCTTCGCTCGACGCAGAAAACGAGCGCGCGTTCTGGCAGATGTTCCGCGAGACCAATCCCGACGCAGCGTGTCTGATCGTTACGCACAGGCTGGCGACCGCGCGCCAGGCCGACACCATTTACGTGCTTGCCGACGGGAAAATCGTGGGCAAGGGCACGCACCAGGAACTGCTGGAGAATTGCGAAGAGTACCGCAGCTTCCTGACGCGCGAGGAACTGGTCGCTGCCTTAAAACCCGCGGTCGTTTAGGCGCGGCTAACCGCCGCCGCTTTGCGCCGCGGCATTGTTAATCAGCGCGTCCGCCGCGGCCGCCATACCCTCAAGTCCCGCGCCGCGCGCCTTTTCCGCGACGCCCCGCAATATGGCGATGCCTTCTTCGGTTCTGCCGGCTGAAAGCAGCGCCTGACCGTAATTGAGCAATCCTTCCGCGGTGTATTCCGCTATTCCTGTACCCTCCAGCAGATCCACGCCTTCCTTCGACTTTGCAAGCCCCGATTCGGGATTTCCATCCTGGACTTCGTACTTGCCAAGATATGTCAGCCGAAGGCCGACTTCCGCAGTGTTTCCGCAAGCGCGCGCAATTTCGAGAGATTCGGCAGCCAATTTTGCCGCGCGGTCGAGCGCGCCCCTGCGCTCCTCCGCCAAGCCGATATTTCCCGCGGCGACGCCTTCCATCTCGTCCATTTTGAGTTCCCGGTAAATTTCGCGCGCCTGCTCGCCGTATTCCACCGACTGCCCGGCCTCGCCCTGCCCTAAGCAAACAAGGCCCAAATTGAGAAGCATGTTGGCTTCTTCCGCCTTGTTGCCGATGTCTTGGATCAGCTCCAGCCCGCTTTGGTAATACCCGCGCGCCTCGGCGTACCTCGCCTGCATGGATGCGATGATACCCATGTTGGAAAAAGCGCGCTGTTTGCCCAACCTGTCCCCGAGCTTTTCAAACACTTCGAGTGCTCGCTTAAACGCTTCCGAAGCATCCGAAAGCATTCCTCCGTTGATCAGCAAGCCGCCTTGATTAAGATAAACGCTTCCTTCAAGAGCGGAATCGCCGCCGTCCCGCGCCGCCGCAAGCGCTTCTTTGAGATAATTGAGCGCTTCGTCGAATTTTCCCCGCCGCTCGCTTATTCGGCCAAGAGTCAGAAGTATCCGGCCCAGAGTTCGTTCGTCTCCTATTTCGCGGCAAAGTTCTCTTGCTTTCAGTTGCAACTCCAACCCGGCCTCGACATCGCCGAGATTCGCCTTGAATACGCCGAGAATCCTGGACAGTCGCGCTTGTTGCGCCTTGTCCCCGCGCTCCATCGCAAGCGCCAGCGCCCCCTCGGCAGTTGCAAGCCCGT from bacterium includes the following:
- a CDS encoding tetratricopeptide repeat protein, coding for VASRSQGNPFFLEEIVHLLAERGIFRETEEGWRISGRIESLEIPSSVNSIILSRIDRLDKESKDLIQKASVLGMEFVFAVLDRIMARTVRGHSQESLRNILKQLSEKQLVFAEDSQSETSDDKFFFRNLLIQEAAYNTLLRTNKRTLHSLAAEAIENLFSERLDDFYSVLAYHYERAELYSKAVEYYQKAGKHRSDLSRFAAAKEMYSSALALLSRAGLPEEERIRTELDLSIALLECCNSLGLYRNGLATAEGALALAMERGDKAQQARLSRILGVFKANLGDVEAGLELQLKARELCREIGDERTLGRILLTLGRISERRGKFDEALNYLKEALAAARDGGDSALEGSVYLNQGGLLINGGMLSDASEAFKRALEVFEKLGDRLGKQRAFSNMGIIASMQARYAEARGYYQSGLELIQDIGNKAEEANMLLNLGLVCLGQGEAGQSVEYGEQAREIYRELKMDEMEGVAAGNIGLAEERRGALDRAAKLAAESLEIARACGNTAEVGLRLTYLGKYEVQDGNPESGLAKSKEGVDLLEGTGIAEYTAEGLLNYGQALLSAGRTEEGIAILRGVAEKARGAGLEGMAAAADALINNAAAQSGGG